A DNA window from Trichosurus vulpecula isolate mTriVul1 chromosome 2, mTriVul1.pri, whole genome shotgun sequence contains the following coding sequences:
- the COL8A1 gene encoding collagen alpha-1(VIII) chain isoform X4, with the protein MAVPLTPLHLRGEQGPRGEPGPRGPPGPPGLPGHGIPGIKGKPGPQGYPGIGKPGMPGMPGKPGGVGMPGAKGEIGPKGEIGPMGMPGPQGPPGPHGLPGIGKPGGPGLPGQPGPKGEPGPKGQPGLPGLQGPKGEKGFGMPGLPGLKGPPGMHGPPGPVGLPGIGKPGVTGFPGPQGPLGKPGLQGEPGPQGPIGIPGIQGPPGVPGVGKPGQDGIPGRPGFPGGKGEQGLPGLPGPPGLPGVGKPGFPGPKGDRGMGGLPGALGPRGEKGPVGAPGMGGPPGEPGLPGIPGPMGPPGAIGFPGPKGEGGAVGPQGPLGPKGEPGLQGFPGKPGFLGEVGPPGMRGLPGPIGPKGEAGQKGLPGIPGAPGLIGPKGEPGIPGDQGLQGPSGIPGIGGPSGPIGPPGIPGPKGEPGLPGPPGFPGVGKPGVAGLHGPPGKPGALGPQGQPGLPGPPGPPGPPGPPAVMPPTPPAHGEYFPEVGPGIDGVKTPHAYGGKKGKNGGIAYEMPAFTAELTTPFPPVGAPVKFDKLLYNGRQNYNPQTGIFTCEVPGIYYFAYHVHCKGGNVWVALFKNNDPMMYTYDEYKKGFLDQASGSAVLQLRPGDRVFLQMPSEQAAGLYAGQYVHSSFSGYLLYPM; encoded by the coding sequence CTTAAGAGGAGAACAAGGTCCCCGTGGAGAACCTGGCCCAAGAGGACCACCAGGACCCCCAGGTTTGCCAGGCCATGGGATACCAGGAATCAAAGGAAAACCAGGCCCACAAGGCTATCCAGGGATTGGAAAGCCAGGTATGCCTGGAATGCCAGGAAAACCTGGAGGCGTGGGAATGCCTGGGGCAAAAGGTGAAATAGGACCAAAAGGAGAGATTGGACCTATGGGCATGCCAGGGCCACAAGGACCTCCAGGGCCTCATGGACTTCCTGGCATTGGAAAGCCAGGTGGCCCAGGGTTACCAGGACAACCAGGACCAAAGGGAGAACCAGGACCCAAAGGACAGCCAGGACTTCCTGGTCTTCAAGGGCCTAAAGGAGAGAAGGGCTTTGGGATGCCAGGTTTGCCAGGACTAAAAGGTCCCCCTGGGATGCATGGACCTCCTGGGCCTGTGGGGCTTCCAGGAATAGGCAAACCAGGGGTGACAGGATTCCCAGGGCCACAGGGTCCTCTAGGTAAACCAGGCCTTCAAGGTGAACCAGGACCACAGGGCCCTATAGGCATACCTGGGATTCAAGGACCACCTGGTGTGCCTGGAGTTGGAAAGCCAGGTCAAGATGGCATCCCTGGACGACCTGGATTTCCCGGTGGTAAAGGGGAACAAGGACTACCTGGGTTGCCAGGACCTCCAGGCCTCCCAGGGGTTGGGAAACCAGGTTTTCCAGGGCCTAAGGGTGACCGAGGGATGGGGGGACTTCCTGGAGCTCTTGGACCTAGAGGAGAGAAAGGCCCTGTAGGTGCACCTGGAATGGGGGGACCTCCAGGTGAGCCAGGCCTGCCTGGAATTCCAGGTCCCATGGGACCTCCAGGTGCTATTGGCTTCCCAGGGCCCAAAGGAGAAGGTGGAGCTGTAGGGCCACAAGGACCATTGGGTCCCAAAGGTGAGCCGGGGTTACAGGGTTTCCCAGGGAAACCGGGATTCCTTGGTGAAGTGGGACCCCCAGGCATGAGAGGTTTGCCAGGTCCAATTGGGCCCAAAGGGGAAGCTGGGCAAAAAGGTTTACCGGGCATCCCTGGAGCCCCTGGGCTCATTGGACCTAAAGGGGAACCAGGAATCCCAGGAGATCAGGGTTTACAAGGCCCATCTGGAATTCCAGGAATTGGGGGGCCAAGTGGTCCAATTGGACCTCCTGGAATCCCAGGCCCCAAAGGAGAACCAGGTCTACCAGGTCCTCCTGGGTTCCCTGGGGTAGGAAAGCCTGGGGTAGCAGGACTGCATGGACCCCCAGGGAAGCCTGGGGCTCTTGGCCCTCAAGGTCAACCTGGCCTTCCAGGCCCCCCAGGACCTCCAGGTCCCCCAGGTCCCCCAGCTGTGATGCCACCCACACCACCAGCCCATGGAGAGTATTTTCCAGAAGTGGGGCCAGGGATTGATGGAGTGAAAACCCCACATGCCTATGGGggcaagaaaggcaaaaatggaggCATAGCTTATGAGATGCCTGCATTTACGGCCGAGTTGACAACGCCCTTCCCACCAGTGGGAGCCCCAGTTAAGTTTGACAAATTGCTTTACAACGGAAGGCAGAACTACAACCCCCAGACGGGCATCTTCACCTGCGAGGTCCCTGGTATCTACTACTTTGCATACCATGTCCATTGCAAAGGCGGCAACGTATGGGTGGCTTTGTTCAAGAACAACGACCCGATGATGTACACGTATGACGAGTACAAAAAGGGCTTTCTAGACCAGGCATCAGGGAGCGCTGTGCTGCAGCTGAGACCCGGAGACCGGGTTTTTCTCCAGATGCCTTCAGAGCAAGCTGCTGGACTGTATGCAGGACAATATGTCCATTCCTCTTTTTCAGGATATTTATTATATCCCatgtaa
- the COL8A1 gene encoding collagen alpha-1(VIII) chain isoform X3 produces MPLGKDGLPMEIPLASLRGEQGPRGEPGPRGPPGPPGLPGHGIPGIKGKPGPQGYPGIGKPGMPGMPGKPGGVGMPGAKGEIGPKGEIGPMGMPGPQGPPGPHGLPGIGKPGGPGLPGQPGPKGEPGPKGQPGLPGLQGPKGEKGFGMPGLPGLKGPPGMHGPPGPVGLPGIGKPGVTGFPGPQGPLGKPGLQGEPGPQGPIGIPGIQGPPGVPGVGKPGQDGIPGRPGFPGGKGEQGLPGLPGPPGLPGVGKPGFPGPKGDRGMGGLPGALGPRGEKGPVGAPGMGGPPGEPGLPGIPGPMGPPGAIGFPGPKGEGGAVGPQGPLGPKGEPGLQGFPGKPGFLGEVGPPGMRGLPGPIGPKGEAGQKGLPGIPGAPGLIGPKGEPGIPGDQGLQGPSGIPGIGGPSGPIGPPGIPGPKGEPGLPGPPGFPGVGKPGVAGLHGPPGKPGALGPQGQPGLPGPPGPPGPPGPPAVMPPTPPAHGEYFPEVGPGIDGVKTPHAYGGKKGKNGGIAYEMPAFTAELTTPFPPVGAPVKFDKLLYNGRQNYNPQTGIFTCEVPGIYYFAYHVHCKGGNVWVALFKNNDPMMYTYDEYKKGFLDQASGSAVLQLRPGDRVFLQMPSEQAAGLYAGQYVHSSFSGYLLYPM; encoded by the coding sequence aAATACCATTAGCCAGCTTAAGAGGAGAACAAGGTCCCCGTGGAGAACCTGGCCCAAGAGGACCACCAGGACCCCCAGGTTTGCCAGGCCATGGGATACCAGGAATCAAAGGAAAACCAGGCCCACAAGGCTATCCAGGGATTGGAAAGCCAGGTATGCCTGGAATGCCAGGAAAACCTGGAGGCGTGGGAATGCCTGGGGCAAAAGGTGAAATAGGACCAAAAGGAGAGATTGGACCTATGGGCATGCCAGGGCCACAAGGACCTCCAGGGCCTCATGGACTTCCTGGCATTGGAAAGCCAGGTGGCCCAGGGTTACCAGGACAACCAGGACCAAAGGGAGAACCAGGACCCAAAGGACAGCCAGGACTTCCTGGTCTTCAAGGGCCTAAAGGAGAGAAGGGCTTTGGGATGCCAGGTTTGCCAGGACTAAAAGGTCCCCCTGGGATGCATGGACCTCCTGGGCCTGTGGGGCTTCCAGGAATAGGCAAACCAGGGGTGACAGGATTCCCAGGGCCACAGGGTCCTCTAGGTAAACCAGGCCTTCAAGGTGAACCAGGACCACAGGGCCCTATAGGCATACCTGGGATTCAAGGACCACCTGGTGTGCCTGGAGTTGGAAAGCCAGGTCAAGATGGCATCCCTGGACGACCTGGATTTCCCGGTGGTAAAGGGGAACAAGGACTACCTGGGTTGCCAGGACCTCCAGGCCTCCCAGGGGTTGGGAAACCAGGTTTTCCAGGGCCTAAGGGTGACCGAGGGATGGGGGGACTTCCTGGAGCTCTTGGACCTAGAGGAGAGAAAGGCCCTGTAGGTGCACCTGGAATGGGGGGACCTCCAGGTGAGCCAGGCCTGCCTGGAATTCCAGGTCCCATGGGACCTCCAGGTGCTATTGGCTTCCCAGGGCCCAAAGGAGAAGGTGGAGCTGTAGGGCCACAAGGACCATTGGGTCCCAAAGGTGAGCCGGGGTTACAGGGTTTCCCAGGGAAACCGGGATTCCTTGGTGAAGTGGGACCCCCAGGCATGAGAGGTTTGCCAGGTCCAATTGGGCCCAAAGGGGAAGCTGGGCAAAAAGGTTTACCGGGCATCCCTGGAGCCCCTGGGCTCATTGGACCTAAAGGGGAACCAGGAATCCCAGGAGATCAGGGTTTACAAGGCCCATCTGGAATTCCAGGAATTGGGGGGCCAAGTGGTCCAATTGGACCTCCTGGAATCCCAGGCCCCAAAGGAGAACCAGGTCTACCAGGTCCTCCTGGGTTCCCTGGGGTAGGAAAGCCTGGGGTAGCAGGACTGCATGGACCCCCAGGGAAGCCTGGGGCTCTTGGCCCTCAAGGTCAACCTGGCCTTCCAGGCCCCCCAGGACCTCCAGGTCCCCCAGGTCCCCCAGCTGTGATGCCACCCACACCACCAGCCCATGGAGAGTATTTTCCAGAAGTGGGGCCAGGGATTGATGGAGTGAAAACCCCACATGCCTATGGGggcaagaaaggcaaaaatggaggCATAGCTTATGAGATGCCTGCATTTACGGCCGAGTTGACAACGCCCTTCCCACCAGTGGGAGCCCCAGTTAAGTTTGACAAATTGCTTTACAACGGAAGGCAGAACTACAACCCCCAGACGGGCATCTTCACCTGCGAGGTCCCTGGTATCTACTACTTTGCATACCATGTCCATTGCAAAGGCGGCAACGTATGGGTGGCTTTGTTCAAGAACAACGACCCGATGATGTACACGTATGACGAGTACAAAAAGGGCTTTCTAGACCAGGCATCAGGGAGCGCTGTGCTGCAGCTGAGACCCGGAGACCGGGTTTTTCTCCAGATGCCTTCAGAGCAAGCTGCTGGACTGTATGCAGGACAATATGTCCATTCCTCTTTTTCAGGATATTTATTATATCCCatgtaa